In Nicotiana tabacum cultivar K326 chromosome 21, ASM71507v2, whole genome shotgun sequence, one DNA window encodes the following:
- the LOC142175221 gene encoding uncharacterized protein LOC142175221, protein MEVVNLGSEKDMKETKVSIHLETEQREKLVELLRQYINVFAWSYNDIPGLNTDIVLHLLLTNPTRPPVKQKPKKFNPDLSLRIKEEVTKQIEENVVRVTNYPSWLENIVPVPKKDGKIRISVDYPDLNKASPKDYFHLTNIHILIDNCAKHELQLFVDYFAGYH, encoded by the coding sequence ATGGAAGTGGTCAATCTCGGAAGTgaaaaagatatgaaagaaaccAAAGTCAGCATTCACCTAGAAACCGAACAGAGGGAAAAACTGGTTGAGCTTCTCCGACAATACATCAATGTGTTCGCATGGTCATATAATGATATACCTGGATTAAATACTGACATTGTCTTGCATCTACTGCTTACCAATCCCACCAGACCGCCAGTCAAGcaaaaacccaaaaaattcaACCCTGATTTGAGTTTGAGGATAAAGGAGGAAGTAACTAAGCAGATAGAGGAGAATGTGGTAAGGGTCACCAATTATCCCAGTTGGTTGGAAAATATCGTCCCAGTACctaagaaagatgggaagatcaggataTCCGTGGATTACCCAGATCTCAACAAAGCTAGTCCAAAGGACTACTTCCATTTAACAAATATTCACATCCTCATCGACAACTGCGCAAAGCATGAACTGCAGTTGTTCGTGGATTATTTTGCTGGATACCACTAG